A genomic stretch from Sceloporus undulatus isolate JIND9_A2432 ecotype Alabama chromosome 5, SceUnd_v1.1, whole genome shotgun sequence includes:
- the LOC121930478 gene encoding uncharacterized protein LOC121930478 isoform X2 — protein sequence MLRTRRRGRGWWFRPSPARRAVVHSSNGLRRGRWLGGRPQRKRQMEASLTCAVCLSLFEEPVTLPLCSHNFCRPCVAQCLALARNTAARAAAAASSSSCSAIPVPCPLCRKPCLLPPEDGAASLPLNTTLAEVVKLFRAGMEAAAAAAAGGEEGWWALAPSLATPCEKHPGRPMELYCRLCHRRGCGQCVSEEHRGLFHTVNLVGTVYQEEKLAFFSNLKKIRELHESLLKEVTSPKDAGVLMQSEEEIIKTELEKVCSALEKRKKQLLEDLENQKKRKEKEFLIWKRMKEVHRKTIENVLNDCEKLLDECDPHHFLEVACSLNQRMKTQLDLMQMASKHENQTECGQKQMDTTSIVNDILALNLTLLNSDADKGTSPRGSVCSISANCGNKCEDKKNTKNGFCPVAGEDIVLDNGRSIPTQYMSISVTAEFGSMSHEELRYNYYMKHQVRPGELQIQTLNENHTLPKSLFSKNTSDVLFCVRAEAKNQKKLRMLLQRQRLKRSNFSDSVGFTFKTEAVNFNFSGSNYNLHQLNVTEPQNDSKEISLSKDTNSCLNAAKIPLLPAVTVPSETPFPLTVFPKVHTSAVTSAATLNLHSLSGAAEQPTAPLVSCSSGNLTTPATKGSALSFKKESEVCSTLFLGKPVTQDGNTSNINGFNSSDSGSTATVTTTSSKLIIPANKNPFFSAFSTNTKSNWFQKTKPGSSDQTSFSFISPAEKIVDWNKADCFSIEKNTGHNSLASSTVISAKDVVCNSSITSNLASKMSSSVFDHTVTSKKPTVPNKRSSKTYISPCIFSYKGGPKNDCDILKPFCQIEYANEKSKMKSKEKISAAKKFVPSVNDVPVHQEPKHLLVSCSSSSSIDSTPKSEIVNMFVPQENVICDPAFSSLASAKLPERSNTFKNHVTAVKGQRSSVPEGASCTISSNSDTEDLSQASSASDSSSTSERR from the exons ATGTtgaggacgaggaggagggggcggggttgGTGGTTTAGACCATCCCCCGCTCGCCGGGCCGTCGTCCATTCCTCTAACGGCCTCCGAAGGGGCCGATGGCTCGGAGGCCGTCCGCAGCGCAAGCGCCAAATGGAGGCCAGCCTGACGTGCGCCGTGTGCCTCTCGCTCTTCGAGGAGCCCGTCACGCTCCCGCTCTGCTCCCACAACTTCTGCCGCCCCTGCGTCGCCCAGTGCCTGGCCTTGGCCCGAAACACCGCCGCtcgggccgccgccgccgcctcctcctcctcctgctcggCCATCCCGGTGCCATGCCCTCTCTGCCGCAAGCCCTGCCTTCTGCCTCCCGAGGACGGCGCCGCCTCCTTGCCGCTCAACACCACCTTGGCCGAAGTGGTCAAGCTCTTCCGGGCCGGGatggaggcggcggcggcggcggcggcggggggcgAGGAGGGCTGGTGGGCGCTGGCCCCTTCCCTGGCCACGCCCTGTGAGAAACACCCCGGGCGCCCCATGGAGCTCTACTGCCGCCTCTGCCACCGAAGGGGCTGCGGGCAGTGCGTCTCCGAGGAGCACCGGGGCCTCTTCCACACCGTCAACCTCGTCGGCACCGTCTACCAGGAGGAGAAG CTAGCCTTCTTTAGCAATCTGAAGAAAATAAGAGAATTACATGAGAGCCTGCTGAAGGAAGTAACTTCACCAAAGGATGCAGGG GTACTAATGCAGAGTGAAGAGGAGattattaaaactgaacttgaaaAAGTCTGCAGTgctttggaaaagagaaagaaacaattgctTGAAGACCTTGAaaaccagaagaagaggaaggaaaaagagtttCTAATATGGAAGCGAATGAAGGAAGTTCATAGGAAAACCATTGAAAATGTTCTGAATGATTGTGAGAAGCTTTTAGATGAATGTGATCCTCATCATTTCTTAGAG GTTGCGTGCAGCCTGAATCAGAG AATGAAAACTCAACTGGATTTGATGCAGATGGCATCGAAACATGAAAACCAAACAGAATGTGGGCAAAAGCAAATGGATACAACATCCATAGTTAATGATATTTTGGCCTTAAATCTCACTCTGCTAAATTCGGATGCTGATAAAG GTACTTCTCCCAGAGGTAGTGTATGTTCCATATCAGCAAACTGTGGAAATAAGTGTGAAGATAAGAAAAACACAAAGAATGGATTCTGT CCAGTGGCAGGAGAAGATATTGTTTTGGATAATGGTAGGAGTATTCCTACTCAGTATATGTCGATATCTGTGACAGCTGAATTTGGAAGCATGAGTCATGAG GAATTGCGCTATAATTATTACATGAAACATCAAGTGCGTCCAGGTGAACTGCAGATACAGACTCTAAATGAAAACCATACATTGCCAAAATCTCTGTTCTCAAAAAACACTTCAGATGTTCTTTTTTGCGTTCGTGCTGAAGCAAAAAACCAAAAGAAACTGAGGATGCTGTTACAAAGACAACGCCTGAAGAGAAGTAATTTTTCTGATTCTGTTGGCTTTACGTTCAAAACAGAAGCTGTGAACTTTAATTTCTCTGGTTCAAACTATAATTTGCATCAACTTAATGTGACAGAACCACAGAATGATAGCAAGGAGATCTCACTGTCAAAAGATACTAACAGCTGTCTTAATGCAGCAAAAATTCCTTTGCTTCCTGCAGTAACAGTTCCTTCAGAAACACCCTTTCCCTTAACTGTGTTTCCAAAAGTACACACATCAGCAGTAACATCTGCAGCTACTTTAAACCTGCATTCTTTAAGTGGTGCTGCAGAACAACCAACTGCACCTCTAGTTTCCTGTTCAAGTGGCAACTTGACAACACCAGCTACTAAGGGGTCAGCCTTatctttcaaaaaagaaagtgaagtaTGCTCCActcttttccttggaaaaccTGTAACTCAAGATGGCAACACAAGTAATATAAATGGATTTAACTCTTCAGATTCAGGTTCTACTGCTACTGTCACCACCACAAGTTCTAAGCTAATCATACCAGCTAATAAGAATCCTTTCTTCTCAGCTTTTTCTACCAATACTAAAAGTAATTGGTTTCAGAAAACTAAACCAGGCAGTTCAGATCAgacttcattttcatttatttctccTGCTGAGAAAATAGTGGATTGGAACAAAGCAGACTGCTTCAGTATAGAAAAAAATACAGGACACAATTCTCTTGCATCATCTACCGTTATCTCTGCTAAGGACGTGGTCTGTAACTCTAGCATCACTTCTAACTTGGCATCTAAAATGTCTAGTTCTGTTTTTGATCACACAGTTACTTCAAAAAAGCCGACGGTGCCTAATAAGCGTTCTTCAAAGACATACATCTCTCCTTGTATCTTTTCTTACAAAGGGGGCCCAAAAAATGATTGTGACATTTTGAAACCTTTTTGCCAAATTGAATATGCAAATGAAAAatcaaaaatgaaatcaaaagaaaaaatcTCAGCTGCAAAaaaatttgtgccttcagtaaaTGATGTACCTGTACATCAAGAACCTAAACATCTATTAGtgtcctgttcttcctcctcctccattgacAGTACTCCAAAATCAGAAATTGTTAATATGTTTGTTCCTCAAGAAAATGTAATCTGTGATCCTGCATTTAGTAGTTTAGCTTCAGCTAAACTTCCTGAAAGGTCAAACACATTCAAAAACCATGTAACAGCTGTGAAAGGTCAAAGATCTTCAGTACCTGAAGGAGCAAGTTGCACAATAAGTTCAAATTCTGATACAGAAGATCTAAGTCAAGCATCCAGTGCTAGTGATTCTAGCAGTACATCTGAACGTAGATAA
- the LOC121930478 gene encoding uncharacterized protein LOC121930478 isoform X3, whose protein sequence is MLRTRRRGRGWWFRPSPARRAVVHSSNGLRRGRWLGGRPQRKRQMEASLTCAVCLSLFEEPVTLPLCSHNFCRPCVAQCLALARNTAARAAAAASSSSCSAIPVPCPLCRKPCLLPPEDGAASLPLNTTLAEVVKLFRAGMEAAAAAAAGGEEGWWALAPSLATPCEKHPGRPMELYCRLCHRRGCGQCVSEEHRGLFHTVNLVGTVYQEEKLAFFSNLKKIRELHESLLKEVTSPKDAGVLMQSEEEIIKTELEKVCSALEKRKKQLLEDLENQKKRKEKEFLIWKRMKEVHRKTIENVLNDCEKLLDECDPHHFLEVACSLNQRMKTQLDLMQMASKHENQTECGQKQMDTTSIVNDILALNLTLLNSDADKAGTSPRGSVCSISANCGNKCEDKKNTKNGFCELRYNYYMKHQVRPGELQIQTLNENHTLPKSLFSKNTSDVLFCVRAEAKNQKKLRMLLQRQRLKRSNFSDSVGFTFKTEAVNFNFSGSNYNLHQLNVTEPQNDSKEISLSKDTNSCLNAAKIPLLPAVTVPSETPFPLTVFPKVHTSAVTSAATLNLHSLSGAAEQPTAPLVSCSSGNLTTPATKGSALSFKKESEVCSTLFLGKPVTQDGNTSNINGFNSSDSGSTATVTTTSSKLIIPANKNPFFSAFSTNTKSNWFQKTKPGSSDQTSFSFISPAEKIVDWNKADCFSIEKNTGHNSLASSTVISAKDVVCNSSITSNLASKMSSSVFDHTVTSKKPTVPNKRSSKTYISPCIFSYKGGPKNDCDILKPFCQIEYANEKSKMKSKEKISAAKKFVPSVNDVPVHQEPKHLLVSCSSSSSIDSTPKSEIVNMFVPQENVICDPAFSSLASAKLPERSNTFKNHVTAVKGQRSSVPEGASCTISSNSDTEDLSQASSASDSSSTSERR, encoded by the exons ATGTtgaggacgaggaggagggggcggggttgGTGGTTTAGACCATCCCCCGCTCGCCGGGCCGTCGTCCATTCCTCTAACGGCCTCCGAAGGGGCCGATGGCTCGGAGGCCGTCCGCAGCGCAAGCGCCAAATGGAGGCCAGCCTGACGTGCGCCGTGTGCCTCTCGCTCTTCGAGGAGCCCGTCACGCTCCCGCTCTGCTCCCACAACTTCTGCCGCCCCTGCGTCGCCCAGTGCCTGGCCTTGGCCCGAAACACCGCCGCtcgggccgccgccgccgcctcctcctcctcctgctcggCCATCCCGGTGCCATGCCCTCTCTGCCGCAAGCCCTGCCTTCTGCCTCCCGAGGACGGCGCCGCCTCCTTGCCGCTCAACACCACCTTGGCCGAAGTGGTCAAGCTCTTCCGGGCCGGGatggaggcggcggcggcggcggcggcggggggcgAGGAGGGCTGGTGGGCGCTGGCCCCTTCCCTGGCCACGCCCTGTGAGAAACACCCCGGGCGCCCCATGGAGCTCTACTGCCGCCTCTGCCACCGAAGGGGCTGCGGGCAGTGCGTCTCCGAGGAGCACCGGGGCCTCTTCCACACCGTCAACCTCGTCGGCACCGTCTACCAGGAGGAGAAG CTAGCCTTCTTTAGCAATCTGAAGAAAATAAGAGAATTACATGAGAGCCTGCTGAAGGAAGTAACTTCACCAAAGGATGCAGGG GTACTAATGCAGAGTGAAGAGGAGattattaaaactgaacttgaaaAAGTCTGCAGTgctttggaaaagagaaagaaacaattgctTGAAGACCTTGAaaaccagaagaagaggaaggaaaaagagtttCTAATATGGAAGCGAATGAAGGAAGTTCATAGGAAAACCATTGAAAATGTTCTGAATGATTGTGAGAAGCTTTTAGATGAATGTGATCCTCATCATTTCTTAGAG GTTGCGTGCAGCCTGAATCAGAG AATGAAAACTCAACTGGATTTGATGCAGATGGCATCGAAACATGAAAACCAAACAGAATGTGGGCAAAAGCAAATGGATACAACATCCATAGTTAATGATATTTTGGCCTTAAATCTCACTCTGCTAAATTCGGATGCTGATAAAG CAGGTACTTCTCCCAGAGGTAGTGTATGTTCCATATCAGCAAACTGTGGAAATAAGTGTGAAGATAAGAAAAACACAAAGAATGGATTCTGT GAATTGCGCTATAATTATTACATGAAACATCAAGTGCGTCCAGGTGAACTGCAGATACAGACTCTAAATGAAAACCATACATTGCCAAAATCTCTGTTCTCAAAAAACACTTCAGATGTTCTTTTTTGCGTTCGTGCTGAAGCAAAAAACCAAAAGAAACTGAGGATGCTGTTACAAAGACAACGCCTGAAGAGAAGTAATTTTTCTGATTCTGTTGGCTTTACGTTCAAAACAGAAGCTGTGAACTTTAATTTCTCTGGTTCAAACTATAATTTGCATCAACTTAATGTGACAGAACCACAGAATGATAGCAAGGAGATCTCACTGTCAAAAGATACTAACAGCTGTCTTAATGCAGCAAAAATTCCTTTGCTTCCTGCAGTAACAGTTCCTTCAGAAACACCCTTTCCCTTAACTGTGTTTCCAAAAGTACACACATCAGCAGTAACATCTGCAGCTACTTTAAACCTGCATTCTTTAAGTGGTGCTGCAGAACAACCAACTGCACCTCTAGTTTCCTGTTCAAGTGGCAACTTGACAACACCAGCTACTAAGGGGTCAGCCTTatctttcaaaaaagaaagtgaagtaTGCTCCActcttttccttggaaaaccTGTAACTCAAGATGGCAACACAAGTAATATAAATGGATTTAACTCTTCAGATTCAGGTTCTACTGCTACTGTCACCACCACAAGTTCTAAGCTAATCATACCAGCTAATAAGAATCCTTTCTTCTCAGCTTTTTCTACCAATACTAAAAGTAATTGGTTTCAGAAAACTAAACCAGGCAGTTCAGATCAgacttcattttcatttatttctccTGCTGAGAAAATAGTGGATTGGAACAAAGCAGACTGCTTCAGTATAGAAAAAAATACAGGACACAATTCTCTTGCATCATCTACCGTTATCTCTGCTAAGGACGTGGTCTGTAACTCTAGCATCACTTCTAACTTGGCATCTAAAATGTCTAGTTCTGTTTTTGATCACACAGTTACTTCAAAAAAGCCGACGGTGCCTAATAAGCGTTCTTCAAAGACATACATCTCTCCTTGTATCTTTTCTTACAAAGGGGGCCCAAAAAATGATTGTGACATTTTGAAACCTTTTTGCCAAATTGAATATGCAAATGAAAAatcaaaaatgaaatcaaaagaaaaaatcTCAGCTGCAAAaaaatttgtgccttcagtaaaTGATGTACCTGTACATCAAGAACCTAAACATCTATTAGtgtcctgttcttcctcctcctccattgacAGTACTCCAAAATCAGAAATTGTTAATATGTTTGTTCCTCAAGAAAATGTAATCTGTGATCCTGCATTTAGTAGTTTAGCTTCAGCTAAACTTCCTGAAAGGTCAAACACATTCAAAAACCATGTAACAGCTGTGAAAGGTCAAAGATCTTCAGTACCTGAAGGAGCAAGTTGCACAATAAGTTCAAATTCTGATACAGAAGATCTAAGTCAAGCATCCAGTGCTAGTGATTCTAGCAGTACATCTGAACGTAGATAA
- the LOC121930478 gene encoding uncharacterized protein LOC121930478 isoform X4, producing the protein MLRTRRRGRGWWFRPSPARRAVVHSSNGLRRGRWLGGRPQRKRQMEASLTCAVCLSLFEEPVTLPLCSHNFCRPCVAQCLALARNTAARAAAAASSSSCSAIPVPCPLCRKPCLLPPEDGAASLPLNTTLAEVVKLFRAGMEAAAAAAAGGEEGWWALAPSLATPCEKHPGRPMELYCRLCHRRGCGQCVSEEHRGLFHTVNLVGTVYQEEKLAFFSNLKKIRELHESLLKEVTSPKDAGVLMQSEEEIIKTELEKVCSALEKRKKQLLEDLENQKKRKEKEFLIWKRMKEVHRKTIENVLNDCEKLLDECDPHHFLEVACSLNQRMKTQLDLMQMASKHENQTECGQKQMDTTSIVNDILALNLTLLNSDADKGTSPRGSVCSISANCGNKCEDKKNTKNGFCELRYNYYMKHQVRPGELQIQTLNENHTLPKSLFSKNTSDVLFCVRAEAKNQKKLRMLLQRQRLKRSNFSDSVGFTFKTEAVNFNFSGSNYNLHQLNVTEPQNDSKEISLSKDTNSCLNAAKIPLLPAVTVPSETPFPLTVFPKVHTSAVTSAATLNLHSLSGAAEQPTAPLVSCSSGNLTTPATKGSALSFKKESEVCSTLFLGKPVTQDGNTSNINGFNSSDSGSTATVTTTSSKLIIPANKNPFFSAFSTNTKSNWFQKTKPGSSDQTSFSFISPAEKIVDWNKADCFSIEKNTGHNSLASSTVISAKDVVCNSSITSNLASKMSSSVFDHTVTSKKPTVPNKRSSKTYISPCIFSYKGGPKNDCDILKPFCQIEYANEKSKMKSKEKISAAKKFVPSVNDVPVHQEPKHLLVSCSSSSSIDSTPKSEIVNMFVPQENVICDPAFSSLASAKLPERSNTFKNHVTAVKGQRSSVPEGASCTISSNSDTEDLSQASSASDSSSTSERR; encoded by the exons ATGTtgaggacgaggaggagggggcggggttgGTGGTTTAGACCATCCCCCGCTCGCCGGGCCGTCGTCCATTCCTCTAACGGCCTCCGAAGGGGCCGATGGCTCGGAGGCCGTCCGCAGCGCAAGCGCCAAATGGAGGCCAGCCTGACGTGCGCCGTGTGCCTCTCGCTCTTCGAGGAGCCCGTCACGCTCCCGCTCTGCTCCCACAACTTCTGCCGCCCCTGCGTCGCCCAGTGCCTGGCCTTGGCCCGAAACACCGCCGCtcgggccgccgccgccgcctcctcctcctcctgctcggCCATCCCGGTGCCATGCCCTCTCTGCCGCAAGCCCTGCCTTCTGCCTCCCGAGGACGGCGCCGCCTCCTTGCCGCTCAACACCACCTTGGCCGAAGTGGTCAAGCTCTTCCGGGCCGGGatggaggcggcggcggcggcggcggcggggggcgAGGAGGGCTGGTGGGCGCTGGCCCCTTCCCTGGCCACGCCCTGTGAGAAACACCCCGGGCGCCCCATGGAGCTCTACTGCCGCCTCTGCCACCGAAGGGGCTGCGGGCAGTGCGTCTCCGAGGAGCACCGGGGCCTCTTCCACACCGTCAACCTCGTCGGCACCGTCTACCAGGAGGAGAAG CTAGCCTTCTTTAGCAATCTGAAGAAAATAAGAGAATTACATGAGAGCCTGCTGAAGGAAGTAACTTCACCAAAGGATGCAGGG GTACTAATGCAGAGTGAAGAGGAGattattaaaactgaacttgaaaAAGTCTGCAGTgctttggaaaagagaaagaaacaattgctTGAAGACCTTGAaaaccagaagaagaggaaggaaaaagagtttCTAATATGGAAGCGAATGAAGGAAGTTCATAGGAAAACCATTGAAAATGTTCTGAATGATTGTGAGAAGCTTTTAGATGAATGTGATCCTCATCATTTCTTAGAG GTTGCGTGCAGCCTGAATCAGAG AATGAAAACTCAACTGGATTTGATGCAGATGGCATCGAAACATGAAAACCAAACAGAATGTGGGCAAAAGCAAATGGATACAACATCCATAGTTAATGATATTTTGGCCTTAAATCTCACTCTGCTAAATTCGGATGCTGATAAAG GTACTTCTCCCAGAGGTAGTGTATGTTCCATATCAGCAAACTGTGGAAATAAGTGTGAAGATAAGAAAAACACAAAGAATGGATTCTGT GAATTGCGCTATAATTATTACATGAAACATCAAGTGCGTCCAGGTGAACTGCAGATACAGACTCTAAATGAAAACCATACATTGCCAAAATCTCTGTTCTCAAAAAACACTTCAGATGTTCTTTTTTGCGTTCGTGCTGAAGCAAAAAACCAAAAGAAACTGAGGATGCTGTTACAAAGACAACGCCTGAAGAGAAGTAATTTTTCTGATTCTGTTGGCTTTACGTTCAAAACAGAAGCTGTGAACTTTAATTTCTCTGGTTCAAACTATAATTTGCATCAACTTAATGTGACAGAACCACAGAATGATAGCAAGGAGATCTCACTGTCAAAAGATACTAACAGCTGTCTTAATGCAGCAAAAATTCCTTTGCTTCCTGCAGTAACAGTTCCTTCAGAAACACCCTTTCCCTTAACTGTGTTTCCAAAAGTACACACATCAGCAGTAACATCTGCAGCTACTTTAAACCTGCATTCTTTAAGTGGTGCTGCAGAACAACCAACTGCACCTCTAGTTTCCTGTTCAAGTGGCAACTTGACAACACCAGCTACTAAGGGGTCAGCCTTatctttcaaaaaagaaagtgaagtaTGCTCCActcttttccttggaaaaccTGTAACTCAAGATGGCAACACAAGTAATATAAATGGATTTAACTCTTCAGATTCAGGTTCTACTGCTACTGTCACCACCACAAGTTCTAAGCTAATCATACCAGCTAATAAGAATCCTTTCTTCTCAGCTTTTTCTACCAATACTAAAAGTAATTGGTTTCAGAAAACTAAACCAGGCAGTTCAGATCAgacttcattttcatttatttctccTGCTGAGAAAATAGTGGATTGGAACAAAGCAGACTGCTTCAGTATAGAAAAAAATACAGGACACAATTCTCTTGCATCATCTACCGTTATCTCTGCTAAGGACGTGGTCTGTAACTCTAGCATCACTTCTAACTTGGCATCTAAAATGTCTAGTTCTGTTTTTGATCACACAGTTACTTCAAAAAAGCCGACGGTGCCTAATAAGCGTTCTTCAAAGACATACATCTCTCCTTGTATCTTTTCTTACAAAGGGGGCCCAAAAAATGATTGTGACATTTTGAAACCTTTTTGCCAAATTGAATATGCAAATGAAAAatcaaaaatgaaatcaaaagaaaaaatcTCAGCTGCAAAaaaatttgtgccttcagtaaaTGATGTACCTGTACATCAAGAACCTAAACATCTATTAGtgtcctgttcttcctcctcctccattgacAGTACTCCAAAATCAGAAATTGTTAATATGTTTGTTCCTCAAGAAAATGTAATCTGTGATCCTGCATTTAGTAGTTTAGCTTCAGCTAAACTTCCTGAAAGGTCAAACACATTCAAAAACCATGTAACAGCTGTGAAAGGTCAAAGATCTTCAGTACCTGAAGGAGCAAGTTGCACAATAAGTTCAAATTCTGATACAGAAGATCTAAGTCAAGCATCCAGTGCTAGTGATTCTAGCAGTACATCTGAACGTAGATAA